A portion of the Choristoneura fumiferana chromosome 6, NRCan_CFum_1, whole genome shotgun sequence genome contains these proteins:
- the LOC141429158 gene encoding uncharacterized protein: protein MILYRVELKNNKFIIIFQALTCSCVAIHAVSFNTDVETGMLVTGTFVGYLIVFAGAAAGYFLQTPSHKRIDIFYTLIGVGLFVASGAILIDRYHNATRTEEVKKMLAKASLSIINGGVLLIDAIVTQRGG from the exons ATGATCTTATATAGAgttgaactaaaaaataataagtttattataattttccaGGCGCTGACGTGCTCCTGCGTCGCGATCCACGCCGTAAGCTTCAACACGGACGTGGAGACTGGCATGCTGGTCACGGGCACCTTCGTCGGATACCTCATCGTCTTCGCTGGAGCTGCTGCTG GCTACTTTTTGCAGACACCCTCTCACAAGCGCATTGACATTTTCTACACTTTGATCGGAGTGGGTTTGTTCGTTGCCAGTGGCGCCATCCTTATTGACAG GTACCACAACGCAACAAGGACCGAGGAAGTAAAGAAGATGCTGGCAAAAGCCTCTCTGTCCATCATCAATGGAGGAGTCCTCCTCATCGACGCCATCGTCACGCAACGCGGCGGTTAA
- the LOC141429157 gene encoding uncharacterized protein, with the protein MKLNLVQLILVLLLTCLVESSKLSDKASYISNSEFEFRVQLSVVWCRSDPGDVTAFLTKYQGSVKTIYIDALIDNQTIAFQQAILFITTYHEFLYFVDKMDTKIIVPSKVIVILSSLKTESVLNLITETAWEHDIADLIILNSEDAGQTVEMFTYFPYSSSNGCGNTSAVKMDLIKSNFYPRKFNNFHGCEVNISGRTVFPYFICTNNTEAAGDNGGIFKKWLTILFGCLNTTLNWMCAGEVKGDSDGPGFELIHKKYDVYASIFLDENFIIEVLSLPILYFCEIAWCGPPQREIYAWAKVIFPMISNITALLGITLFMLAVVLKVIHRIESYKGNKKSPQIVWTTLAIFLGQQANYVSKSFLMNLLFLLWIWFSLIVGLIYQGELVRGLQTQHLEPRFGTLENAIKLLDGYGGSRLMKYYQKGTSIEENFEVLPYETVVSYIPEIANGKRFLVATDKLRMKGYTSLQFLDKSVIHLPLAPIVRPRWGAIVELESLTLRSAESGLSEKLFRDLYVELTKQVVHSSSQQWSTVSLDLVTLSTCFYGLAIMYILCFVIFCIEIVYDWLFTPSIKGVFEVRNVNKVHLS; encoded by the coding sequence atgaaattaaatttagtgcAACTGATTTTAGTGTTGTTGCTCACTTGTCTTGTTGAATCTTCTAAATTGAGTGACAAGGCTTCTTATATTTCAAATTCAGAGTTTGAATTTCGTGTACAACTATCAGTAGTTTGGTGCCGCAGTGATCCTGGAGACGTAACGGCTTTCTTGACAAAGTATCAAGGCTCTGTCAAAACAATATACATCGATGCACTTATTGACAATCAAACCATAGCCTTCCAACAAGCCATTCTATTCATAACCACATACCATGAATTCCTATATTTCGTGGATAAAATGGACACAAAAATAATTGTTCCAAGTAAAGTTATTGTGATTCTATCCAGCCTCAAAACAGAATCAGTTTTGAACTTAATCACAGAAACTGCTTGGGAACACGATATTGctgatttaataatattgaattCCGAGGACGCCGGACAAACTGTTGAAATGTTCACATACTTTCCCTACAGCAGTAGTAATGGTTGTGGTAATACTTCGGCCGTAAAGATGGATctgataaaaagtaatttttaccCGAGGAAGTTTAATAATTTTCATGGCTGTGAAGTGAACATTTCAGGTCGTACAGTTTTTCCGTATTTTATATGTACGAATAACACCGAAGCGGCTGGCGATAATGGCGGCATTTTCAAAAAATGGTTAACGATCTTATTTGGATGTTTAAATACTACATTGAATTGGATGTGTGCCGGAGAAGTTAAAGGAGATTCAGATGGTCCCGGTTTTGAACTGATTCACAAAAAATATGATGTATATGCGAGTATATTCCTTGATGAGAACTTCATCATTGAAGTACTTTCATTACCCATACTATATTTTTGTGAAATAGCATGGTGCGGGCCACCACAGCGTGAAATTTATGCTTGGGCAAAAGTTATTTTTCCCATGATAAGTAACATTACGGCTTTGCTTGGAATCACTTTATTCATGCTTGCTGTTGTTTTGAAAGTAATTCATAGAATTGAGTCCTATAAAGGCAACAAAAAGAGTCCTCAAATAGTTTGGACCACGCTAGCAATTTTTTTGGGGCAGCAAGCCAACTACGTATCAAAATCGTTCTTAATGAATTTATTGTTCTTGCTCTGGATTTGGTTTTCTTTAATTGTGGGTCTTATTTATCAAGGAGAACTAGTGCGAGGGCTGCAGACACAGCATTTGGAACCACGTTTTGGAACTTTAGAAAATGCCATTAAATTATTGGACGGCTACGGCGGATCCAGATTGATGAAATATTATCAGAAAGGAACATCTATTGAAGAAAATTTTGAGGTGTTGCCATATGaaacggtagtttcatatatTCCTGAGATAGCGAATGGAAAACGTTTTCTTGTAGCTACCGATAAACTGAGGATGAAGGGGTATACTAGTTTGCAATTCTTGGATAAATCTGTTATTCATTTACCCTTGGCACCGATTGTTCGACCACGCTGGGGCGCTATTGTTGAGCTTGAGTCTTTAACATTGAGGTCAGCAGAAAGCGGCCTTTCTGAGAAACTATTCCGCGATTTATATGTTGAGTTAACGAAACAGGTTGTCCACAGTTCCTCGCAACAATGGAGCACAGTAAGTTTGGATTTAGTTACATTGAGCACATGTTTTTATGGTTTAGctattatgtatatattatgttttgtaattttttgtattgAGATTGTTTATGACTGGCTGTTTACCCCATCTATAAAGGGCGTGTTTGAGGTTCGAAACGTCAACAAGGTACATTTATCCTAG